AGGATGATCCTCCTCAATAGTGAAACTTTTCTTTGCTGCTGGCATACTATTGGGTGCCTGCTCTGAGTTGGGCCTAGACTTCACTGCATTCGAAGCTAGTTCAGTAGGTGTTGCACCTACACCACTCTTAGCAATATGGACCATAGTCCTGTCATCAATTATTCGAGCACCTTGCTGAGTTAAATTATTAGGAGCCGCAGACTCTTCATTCTTTTTAGCCTGGGGCAGTTCCAAAGGTAAGGATGAAACCTTTGCCGCCTGATCTGTGGGATTATTACCAGCCGCTTGCGGTCCATGATAAAAAGGGCATCTATCACCCTTCAAGCAGTTCCCTTTCTGGAAGTAATAGCATGGGACCATCTGCTTGCCCGAGCTATAAGCACCATAGTGCGAAGAAACTGGAGGTATTCCAGGAGTTGGGGCACCAAAGAGACCATCGATTGGCTGGAGAAGGCAAAAAGAAAATCAAAATTCAGAAAATAATTTTAACAAATAGAATGCGCAAATGATTGTCATAGATATAATAATAGATATTAAGGAAATGGAAACAGATGTACCGGATGGCGAAATGAACATTTCGGGTTCAAACAACTGCCATTCAACCAGTACCAACAGTCTCGAGGGTTCATCCGGGCACCCTCACTGTGACGAAAATCACATTCATTACCCTAAAtgaaggaaaaagaaataaTGATTAGTTTAAGGTTTGACAGGAAGGTCATAAGAAACAATAGCAAGCAAACATGAATTTTAATTAAAAACTCAACAGTGAGATAGAGTTACAAATGAGATAGCAATATAGTCTAACCAAGCACAATTATGAATGTGATGCTAAAAATTGAATGAGCTAAACAGTGGACAGCCAAGCATGAATGCTTTCTGACAGGTCATGATTTTGGTTGTTGGTTTCATAATGTAATGTACAACTTGTTCGGTCATGTAAAATCATTACGTGAGGAGGCGAATATCAAATTATGTTAGGGTACTCTTTCGTCAATGCTAGGAAAAAACAGCAGCTTGTACTAATCGAGCAAGCCCATCAAGGCTGTAGGAACCAGAAATCTCTCACAACCTTCTCCAACATATAAAAGATGTATGGTTAAACCCATATCTGATGGTAGAGGGGGTGTTCAATCCTCTGGAATTTCAATTCCCAGTAAGCCTACCGCTACCATCATAGCGTTGATGACGCAACTGGATAGCACACATTAACCTGGCTCTAGTATCACAAACAAGGAAAATGCACAGGCTTGCACACACGGGTGTTAATTTCTCAAACTCCCTGATGCCGCTCAAATCACAACCTTATACGGTTCCACTTATCGCCCTCGCTCCTAAACAAGACATGCGTCCAGAACCAAAACAAAATTCAATGTTTTCACCGCGAAATTCCCAGGTACCCAGGCCAGAAACCCTACCCCAGGCCCTATCCCCGAACCGAACCCGCCTCGTGCGAAGAATTACAGGCTCCAATCGCCCAAACCACCACCCAGGAACCAAACAGACTCGCAATCAGAGGCGGAGGAGACCGGTCGCGGGAGAGGCGCGCGGCGTACCTTCTTGCAGGTGAGGGGCGAGGCGAGGAAGTAGACGCAGTCGGTGCTGCGCCgcagcgcctcctcctccggcgtcAGAGGCTTCGCGCcggacgccgccgccaccgtcccCGCCTCAGCGGCGCCGTCCACCTCCATGGCCCCCGTCTCGAAGGTGGAGGGCCGCGGGAtcctcctccgccccgcgcGACGCGGCGCCGATCGCGACCGCAGCGGTTCGGGGGGAAGCTAGGCCTCGGCGAGcctggcggcgggggcggagggctAGATCTATCCCCGCCGCGGAGGCTAGGAttggggaaggggagggggaggCGACGGGGGATGGGCCGCGGCCTTGGCTGGCTGCGCGTGTGGACTGGGTGGGTTGGAGCCGCCTCTGCCTCGGCCTCTCCTCTCCAGCCCGCGGGTTAAACAAACACGAAACCAAAAGAGACAGCGCGACGCGACGGTACATAACGGGGGGCCCACACGGGGGAGGTGGCAGCGTTGCGTGCGCCCTGCCTGCTGCTCTGAATCGGGGGGATGCGGCGCTTTCCTGTCCCGGTCACTAGTTCGGCATTGGCCGTTCGTCTCAAAATGGAAAAAAAATTGCATTGTTGACTGATAAGCCTATTTTTTATGGGTTTTTGGTGACCCATAAAAAATACTAGACTAGATCGTCTTAGCTCAGTTCACCTTCACACATTGTCATCAGAACTTCCCCAGATTGCCATCAGACTTCATGTTGCACGACCTCTTTACATTATATCACCTGATCATTTTCTCCTAGTACAGTTGTCAATTCATCGAAACAATAAGCCAAGTTATTGTATGGAGAAATCAATATCTCGATGTAAGCCAGAGAAAGATTTGGGTTATACCAAACGAAGAGTTCCAACAATTTCATGTAGCGAATCAGGCAAAAAAGGAGAGCGCGAGGGACATGACATGGAGTGCTGAAACAGAGGTGGAGTTCAGGACTCCAGGGCTTTGCCTGGGTGTTGAGCCTGCCCAAGCGGAAGTTTGCTACTGGGGTTGACGCAGAATTCCATTACTCCTGAACAGGCGAATGAGGGCAGCAAGGAGACCCGCCATGGCGAGACGAAGACCATCCGGATAACGGCAGTCCATCAAATCGTCGCCACAATCAGTCACGACTCACGAGTCACGAGCTGTATATGCGAGCACCGCCACGTCCCCGTGGGGACTCACAACCATCGCCACATTGCAATGCGGTAGTAAAAAACTAACTGCATTTCTGCGGTGAAATATAGTTTCAGAGAACATCTGAAACGCCCACAGCAATCTTGTACCCCAGCAGAAACAGAACAGCACTACAAAATTAAAACAATCCTCCAGCATTCAAATTATTGCAGTTCATCGTCGAACCGAGGAATCCTCAAATACATAACTTACGAATCACGATACAGTTTCAACTAAGGATTTAGTCCAAAGATTTGATGCGACACGAGCGCTGTGCGAGCAACAAACCAACTAGGATACAGTTACTGATACTGATTCCTAAGTGGAACTTACAAGATATCAGTCCAGAGTATCGGTGGCCTGCACCAGATACAGATAAACGGGGAGTTCTGAAGACGCGCATGGTGGACATGCAAGAGATGACACGGGCGAGCATGCGAGCACAGCTGAGCAGACTGTCACGAGCAGGAGTGCTACCGTGTGCCGCAGATTCGTCATGCGAGCCTGTAAATGTAACCCAAGTCAAAATGTTGCATATTAGGAAATGCCCTGCAGCTAATGGAATGAAAAGTATAACTCAAATCTCTTATTCGAAGACAAGGACTAGAAAGCAAAACAAAATATTAGCTGAATATTAGGTTTTAGTTGTAAAAGACTTCTAGCCTGTTAGCTTTCATAGCAAAGCTGGGAACCATTCAAGTCTAAAAATTTCCTTGTGGCATGAAAACCAGTGGCTCAAAAATTTCATCATTTGCTTAGCTACCAGAAAACCAGTGGCTTGAAAATTTTGGGAAAACCCAGGGAGATATTAGTTATATACTTCATCATAATGGCTTTATCTGCTTTCTGCAACAAAAACAACAACTTTTTATAGCTATGCCAGAGGATTAAGGTTTAAGAATAGCACCTAAGGGCGCTTTCAGTGGCATTATGAATCTGCCAGAAACACTCATCCTTTCTTTAGTGATGCCACTCCGAAGATATTTTATACTAAACATCATGAAAGTCATCAAATAATTCAGTTAAGTCTCATGGTTTCCACGTTCAGGCTAACACTAAACAGGCTACTCCAGACAATCATTTAATAGGATAACTGTGTCATCCCTGCTTACAAGTATAACTTGTTGACATAATACACCAGAAATTATAATCAATCAAGCAAATATGACTGCACtagtaaaaaaaaaaagcatcCAACAAATTTTGAGAAGCAGACACAAGGACTAACGAAGTAACAGGATGGCATAAGTTACCAGAAAAGGCTCCATGTATCCATTTAAGATAGGTAGCGTGGATCGTTTCCTTGCTTTCCCATCTTATGCACATCCTCAGGTGAAAGTATCTTGATGTACCATACACTATTCACAAATGACCTGCATCAAACGAGCAAGCTCGGTCTCAGGATATTTATAAGCGGCATGCACAGTGACGCTGATACTAACCATGATTCAAGGTACATTCATCACTTTACATAAATCAGAAATATCTATATCACAAGTAAATTAGATCCTATTGAAGTTTCATAAATCAAGAACTATGAAGTCATCATTTTTTTTCTAAGTTAAATACATATGAAAGATGCATGGCAGAATGAAGCACTAGTTGAATACATATAAATGAAGATCTTTTTGGTATTAAATGGTCTGAAAATAGCGTTTGAGCCTATTCAAAATGCATGCTACAATAGATATCAATGAGAAGCGATTGAAGATGTTAATTCCAATGCAAACTATATCTTCCTAACAAAAAAAATCTAGTTATTTTATAACTGATGCAGTCTGCTAAGGAGTTTTCAATTTCttatgttgaattatatgacTGTTCAAAGAAAAGAGTAGGCAAAACAATAGTATTGGTATATCTGATAGAAACACTATATGGACCCTCCACAGACTCTTTTTAAGGTAGACATGCTATATTTCTAGAAGTTTGAAATATCTAAAAGAAATGCACACGAGATTGGAACTTGTCACCATCAATATGCTAGTGCTGAGAAAATGCTGGTGGGTGCTTGAGCAAAAAAATGCCTGGAGCATATGAAGCCCAATATTTCCGAACTTAGTGTGTACACTATGACTGATTCATGAAACTGTAAAGTAACAAATATTATCCTATACGTTCAAGTTTGATAGTATATGGAGAAGACACATCTATTTATAACTTGTCCTGTTGACTTAATAAGCTTTGAACTGGTGGGCAGGAAACCAAAAATGGTGAAAGATAATCTATGACACAACTACCTTGGCTCTACGCCATTTCacactttttttttgaaaaatgtgaTAGACAAAGTAATAAAATTACATTGTGGCATTGTGTGGTATAGCTTAAATATGTTGATATGAGCAATTGTGGTTCTGCAGTTAGAATCATATAATCATGTTTAAAGTGTTACCTGTAGTGTACGTAAATCAGGTCTAATTATTGTCTTTTTATTTTATCATATACAGTAGCTCCAAATGCCAAAGAGCAAAGTAAGCAAGCTTAAACTATGCCATGCAATTTTCCAAATACATGGTAGAGAATATGACAATTCAAATGTGTATTACTACTTAAAAATCACAAATCGAAACTAAAATTCTAGTAATGGTTTCTTACTCCCACGGGTCGTCTCCAAGGAGAAGCACATCGTTCTCCCTGTCGACGAATACAAGCTGCCAGCCTGATCTATCAGGGTCGTCTAACTGACCCTTAATGCCGAACATCTGACCTAGTTCCTCTCTAAGTTCAGCATAGTTAGAGAACCGGGTGATGTCCAATGACCTCCCCACTGATCCTGACTTGTAAACCTGCATTTAATAAAATGGTTACATGACAAGGGACttaaatttgtttttagtaGAGATAATTACACTCACCTTAACGAAGGTTCTAGTTGTTGGATCATTCTCTCCTGTATTTTGCAATAAACCAGAAGAGTCATCCAGACAACCGTACATCGGACTTTGCAGATATGTTGATCCAGAGGGGATCGCAGATATATTGTTATCCGCAACATTTGAAGTCAGATTAGGTACCATATTGTACAGTAGGGAGGAATTGTCAACTTGAGTAGTAAAAAGGGACTGGTTCTGCACATCACGGCCAACTTTGCTGTCAACAGAACCATCTTTGCTGGTGGGTGAGTTAAGCGAACCCGAGCCCCCAAAAGACATTGATTGTGAGCCCATAAACTTTTGCTTCcacgcctgctgctgctgctgctgctgctgctcgctAACTACTGGTTGGTTGAATCTAGACAAGTCCACACATTTCGAGCTTCCCTGAAGGAAGTTCGATTCCAACATGTTTTCGTTGCTGCTAGAGCTGATGTAGCTGGAAGAGTTCACATTAGGATCAGAGAAACCAAATTTTTCACGCAAATGGCTTGGTAGTGACGTTGGGCTAGGGAGAACCGCACTGCTAGGAACTTGATAAGGTTGATCCGATTGAATCTTCTGCTTCTGATCATTATGAGCATGCTGCATTTGCTGGAGTTGGTGGAGCTGCTGCTGGATAGCACTTGGGCTGAGCACAGACTGAATGTTTTGAGAATCAGGACTAACTAGTTGCTGTTGGCTCGCTTGCTGCATAATTTGTTGCTGCAACAGCGGATTGAGGTTGCACTGTTCCTGAGGGTACTGCATAGGCTGTTGAAGGTGTAGGAATTGCTGCTTCAGATAACCACCAGACTGGGAGGCAGCTGCGGCAGCAACCACTGCTTGATACTGATCGTGGTCGTTGCTAAGTAAGGATGGATGGAGTCGCTGTTGTCCCCAGGAACCTATACCAGGAGACTGGAAGTTCAAAGACTGAAAGCCTCCTTCACCAGCAACTCCTCTCAGCCACATCAAAGCATTGCTGTCATCTTAAGTGTAATATGACAATCAATAAAAACATATTGAGAATGAATAGCAAGGACAACAATGGCACAATTTGCGTAGATATAAATGGAGAGCTTCagaaaaataagtgaaataacATTGGTCTATCATGTCATGGGTGCTTCAATGCTGGGAATTTGGTATATATGCTTGGAAGATATCCACATTTCAATTGTATTACAGTTTTACTGCCAGTTTCCATCAAAGCAAGATGGAAAATAAGAAAACTTCAGTCACTGCATATGTCCCAGCTTACTTTGGCTTAGGTCAGCATCATGCCAAGTTTCCTGAACCAATTATAGGATATAAAAGCACCTAAACTAACTTTTCTCCCCAGTAGCTATGAACAGGCTTCAACTAAAGAACCTATTGCACTTACTGCAAGTTTTCTGCATATCAGCTGGCTTGAATCGGAAGCTCCAGTTACGAATACCTAACTTGCATTCATACTGGTCAAAACCCATTAGAATGTAAATGCTAAGAATGTCAAGTACATGTCATTTCTTGTCACATTTGTGTTAATTGTGCTtgtactttacagtgaactgaAAGCAGCCACACGAGCTGTGGCTACTGTGTAGGAGTATGTTTGAGTTTTGACCccctccacccccccccccaccccaaaaaaaaaatgctCACGCACACACCACAAAAAAAAGAACTTCCAGATCACTGGTGTGAGGTGACAGTGGCACTAATAGCAAAAAATACAGGAATAACTGATACTAGATTCAGAGTCATAGTAACAAGCATGAGTATCTGAAGTGTACCATGAAGAGCAGCAACTCCAGAATACCAAGGATGCTTAACTCGCAGTGGGAACAGGGATGGATACATTGGAAAGGTTGTTAATGGTTCAATTTCCCACAGAGAAACTCTAGGAGGCCTTTCTCCTGCTGTTGATTCATCCCAACCAACCTGTGTTATATCACTGACATGGTGAGTAGGGAAATACTTCACAGTATCACAATTTTAAGCCAGTCTGATGAAATGACAGGAGTAACCAAATATATAAGACGGTTATTATGAGATGAAGAACAGATGCTTTCTAATGGAAAAAAGAAAGAACAAATATTTCACTTGGGCAATTTAGCCTCTCACCAAAGAATGAAAAGATGGTCGGTATAAAACATCTGAAAGTTATAACAGCTGCGCGAATATTAGCTGAGAACTAGAAGAGCGGATAAGAAGAAAATGACAGCAAAATGTTAAACAGGATCCAAGAGTAAGATGCGACTTGTGAGTTTCATTCTTATTGCCAATGCGAAACAAGAATGACAAACCAGCATACAAAAAGAGTTCATAGATGGAACCGGCATGCAAAAAGAGTAAGAAGTACAAACTAACAAGAAAaatcaagaagaagaaaaacTCTTACCTTTACTGATCTCCAATAGGAACTAGGCCAGCGCACTGGGTCCGCATCACTTACTTCTGTTATCGTCCCCATGTACCTGCAATTATTTATTGTCTTTGTTATGAGTTTCTTTCATAAACAATGAGCACGAAATTGTCAATATCATGGaaacacgattccatatggttTGAAAGCATGGCACCACCATGTAAAACGAAAGAAAAGTACTCTAGTTGCATGGAAAAATGTTTTTGCCAAGAATCAGAAGGAATATTTGGTATTGCTGCCTCACCTGCGGACACTAGATTCCTCGGTCTCAAACAACATCCTGAATCGCATCCCAACCGATATCCGGGTGTGGAAAACAGCCTTGATGTATTTTGAAAGGGGTATAACAAATTCTGATGGACTCGCCCTGCAAGCACATATTTCTGGTCAAGTGGAACATAGGAAACACATAACTCTCGTTTGCTAATCAAACAGTTCAAGTTACCTGGGATTATAGAAAATTGTGAAGCGGCTGTTTGTTGCAGCAGCATGAGCTGCTGCTGCAAGGAGGCCTATATGCATGCTGTCACTAGAAAGAACAGAAGAGGGCATTACAGTCTGTGGCCTGCTGGCACGTCTGATTCCAAGCAAAAGTTGGTTCTTCTCATTCCTAAATTAGTGGGCGAAGAGTAAGTCCTACTACTCATTAGAAACCTTTTCATAAGTTGTGGATTGAAACAATGGAACAAACCATATGAATAGCACGGAATCTCCAGCAACGAGTCTCTTAGCACTGACAAACACACTCCAGCCAGTAGTCAGCAGGTGTCTCTTGGGTTGGCCTGTGAAAAGAAGCATATTTAGTACAAAAGATAGCAACATTGATGTTAAATTATTCAACCTGTCAGCAACAAGTGTTAGTGCTGGCGACCCCATTTCACAATCAGTATAGTAGATGGGCCCTCATGCATGAATGTCACTAACACTAATAATCAAACTTTAGCATTTACAGGCACACAAAGTAAAGTATGCTCTGGACTGAGGAATCAACCACGAATAAACAAAACATTGTGGAACATAAGTGTTTCAAGACATAAGAAAAGAACCAACCGTGTGGTACATTTGTACTAGCCAGAAAAAAAAATGCACATCAGTACATCCAGAGGCCCATGTGCAATTTTCTAGCACCTAACTCCCACGGATAGTTCAGAAACATCTGAGGAAATATTCCTGTCAATTGTAAGTTGGGCAGCTTACATGTAATCTGGTACTGCACTATCCTGACGTGATAAAGCTAAAAGGGGTTTCGATAAACTATCCAAATTAATGTTTTCATCTTTGCAGTTTGCAGAGGTCCTTGATTGTACTAAACAATCGCATGGACAGATGGACTGGAGAGTTTCTTACCTTAAAAAATGCTTAGATAACAATGTGGAGAATTTATATTTTTCCAAGCACACTTGGAAATTTTTTGAAATATGTttttaataaataaaaaatagaaaGAATAACAACTGATACCGCAACTGATTAAGGGTTTGAATTGAAAAAAGGAGAAAAATAGGTTATT
The sequence above is drawn from the Panicum hallii strain FIL2 chromosome 7, PHallii_v3.1, whole genome shotgun sequence genome and encodes:
- the LOC112899555 gene encoding auxin response factor 12, translated to MSSSSAASIGQPPPAAPPEEEKKCLNSELWHACAGPLVCLPTVGTRVVYFPQGHSEQVAASTNKEVDGHIPNYPNLPPQLICQLHDVTMHADVETDEVYAQMTLQPLNPQEQNDAYLPAEMGIMSKQPTNYFCKTLTASDTSTHGGFSVPRRAAERVFPPLDFTQQPPAQELIARDIHDVEWKFRHIFRGQPKRHLLTTGWSVFVSAKRLVAGDSVLFIWNEKNQLLLGIRRASRPQTVMPSSVLSSDSMHIGLLAAAAHAAATNSRFTIFYNPRASPSEFVIPLSKYIKAVFHTRISVGMRFRMLFETEESSVRRYMGTITEVSDADPVRWPSSYWRSVKVGWDESTAGERPPRVSLWEIEPLTTFPMYPSLFPLRVKHPWYSGVAALHDDSNALMWLRGVAGEGGFQSLNFQSPGIGSWGQQRLHPSLLSNDHDQYQAVVAAAAASQSGGYLKQQFLHLQQPMQYPQEQCNLNPLLQQQIMQQASQQQLVSPDSQNIQSVLSPSAIQQQLHQLQQMQHAHNDQKQKIQSDQPYQVPSSAVLPSPTSLPSHLREKFGFSDPNVNSSSYISSSSNENMLESNFLQGSSKCVDLSRFNQPVVSEQQQQQQQQAWKQKFMGSQSMSFGGSGSLNSPTSKDGSVDSKVGRDVQNQSLFTTQVDNSSLLYNMVPNLTSNVADNNISAIPSGSTYLQSPMYGCLDDSSGLLQNTGENDPTTRTFVKVYKSGSVGRSLDITRFSNYAELREELGQMFGIKGQLDDPDRSGWQLVFVDRENDVLLLGDDPWESFVNSVWYIKILSPEDVHKMGKQGNDPRYLS